A region from the Streptomyces sp. 3214.6 genome encodes:
- a CDS encoding glycosyl hydrolase: MRALRALRALRVALGPFLAALLVLVGPACVPVGKGVGVPGGAFGAYVGFDGDGVRRIAGLDEWLGAATPRVGHAYLPGDRWSNIEGTPGYLEYWARWRRQRADRMFVLNVPMLERTEERVSDAVVREELRKGARGDYDGHFRALARRLVALGVPDAVLVVGWEMNGITYTHRCGPDPAAWRRYWARIVDAMRSVGGGRQRFRFEFTPSRGRDAVPWTACYPGDRYVDVVGMDAYDQPHGMSFDEQIAEPYGLAAHVRFARAHGKPVSYPEWGLYRNGDDPEYVRGMLTWFAENRPLYQTISDYCPHGVWRCAANPRSSAVYRSLMSSAAGGAAGGAAGPGG; encoded by the coding sequence CTGCGTGCTCTGCGCGCTCTGCGCGCCCTTCGGGTGGCGCTCGGGCCGTTCCTCGCCGCCCTCCTGGTGCTCGTCGGGCCCGCCTGTGTTCCCGTGGGGAAGGGGGTCGGGGTGCCGGGTGGGGCGTTCGGGGCGTACGTGGGGTTCGACGGCGACGGGGTACGGCGGATCGCGGGGCTGGACGAGTGGTTGGGGGCTGCGACGCCTCGGGTCGGGCACGCGTATCTGCCGGGGGACCGGTGGAGCAACATCGAGGGGACGCCCGGCTATCTGGAGTACTGGGCGCGGTGGCGGAGGCAACGCGCCGACCGGATGTTCGTGCTGAACGTGCCGATGTTGGAGCGGACCGAGGAGCGGGTGTCCGACGCGGTCGTGCGGGAGGAGCTGCGCAAGGGGGCCCGCGGCGACTACGACGGGCATTTCCGCGCGCTGGCCCGGCGGCTCGTGGCGCTCGGGGTGCCCGATGCGGTGTTGGTGGTGGGGTGGGAGATGAACGGGATCACATACACCCATCGGTGCGGGCCCGATCCGGCGGCCTGGCGGCGGTACTGGGCGCGGATCGTCGACGCCATGCGGTCCGTGGGCGGGGGGCGGCAGCGGTTCCGGTTCGAGTTCACGCCCAGTCGGGGGCGGGACGCCGTGCCGTGGACCGCGTGCTACCCCGGCGACCGGTACGTCGACGTCGTCGGCATGGACGCCTACGACCAGCCCCACGGCATGTCCTTCGACGAGCAGATCGCCGAGCCGTACGGCCTCGCCGCCCATGTGCGGTTCGCGCGGGCGCACGGCAAGCCGGTGTCGTATCCCGAGTGGGGGCTGTACCGCAACGGCGACGACCCCGAGTACGTACGCGGCATGCTCACCTGGTTCGCCGAGAACCGGCCGCTGTACCAGACCATCAGCGACTACTGCCCGCACGGTGTCTGGAGATGCGCCGCCAATCCGCGCTCGTCCGCCGTCTATCGCTCCCTGATGAGCTCCGCGGCGGGCGGGGCGGCGGGCGGGGCGGCGGGGCCGGGTGGGTGA
- a CDS encoding M23 family metallopeptidase — protein sequence MGREHHARLRAATGTAVFLALALLLLAAMPAGAGSGSGGSGGGGQGGSGGGGSGTTADRAVRAHEAARERVDRLRGADALPTQIKDAERRRKALRAGLWDMLRATAKEVGDPVAVDPSGRDGHCPFGDPSRPPSPASSSEQRVQDWTAPTRRYWLSAGFAAKGSRWAHRHTGQDFAVDSGTPVYAVGAGTVRATTCGDGFGNQVLIRHGDGYFTQYAHLSRIDVRRGAHVTAGQRIGLSGASGNVTGPHLHFEVRITPYIGSAVPPLPWLRRKAVDVSAPQSTPSVSPTPPTPPAPPAPPAPSTPPAPPAPPTPSVPRTPYAPDQSAPSALSAPSASGASAAP from the coding sequence ATGGGACGAGAACACCACGCGCGTCTGCGTGCCGCGACCGGGACGGCCGTCTTCCTCGCCCTCGCCCTCCTTCTGCTCGCTGCCATGCCCGCCGGAGCCGGAAGCGGAAGCGGTGGCAGTGGCGGAGGCGGCCAGGGCGGAAGCGGGGGCGGCGGGTCGGGCACGACCGCCGACCGTGCCGTCCGCGCGCACGAGGCGGCTCGCGAGCGGGTCGACCGGCTCCGAGGAGCCGACGCGCTCCCGACGCAGATCAAGGACGCCGAACGCCGTCGCAAGGCGCTGCGCGCCGGCCTGTGGGACATGCTGCGGGCGACGGCGAAGGAGGTCGGCGACCCGGTCGCCGTCGATCCCTCCGGGCGGGACGGCCACTGTCCCTTCGGCGACCCCAGCCGCCCACCCTCACCCGCCTCCTCGTCCGAGCAGCGTGTTCAGGACTGGACGGCCCCGACCCGCCGCTACTGGCTCTCCGCCGGGTTCGCCGCGAAGGGCTCCCGCTGGGCCCACCGTCACACCGGCCAGGACTTCGCCGTGGACTCCGGTACGCCCGTGTACGCCGTCGGCGCCGGCACCGTCCGCGCGACGACCTGCGGCGACGGCTTCGGCAACCAGGTCCTGATCCGGCACGGCGACGGCTACTTCACGCAGTACGCCCACCTGTCCCGCATCGACGTACGCAGGGGCGCGCACGTGACTGCCGGTCAGCGGATCGGCCTCTCCGGCGCGTCCGGCAACGTCACCGGCCCGCACCTCCACTTCGAGGTGCGGATCACCCCCTACATCGGCTCCGCGGTACCGCCTCTGCCCTGGCTGCGCCGCAAGGCCGTCGACGTGTCCGCGCCCCAGTCGACCCCATCAGTGTCACCGACTCCACCGACCCCACCAGCTCCACCAGCTCCACCAGCCCCGTCGACCCCACCGGCTCCACCAGCTCCACCGACCCCATCGGTCCCCCGGACCCCATACGCCCCGGACCAATCGGCCCCATCGGCCCTATCCGCCCCATCGGCCTCCGGAGCATCCGCCGCTCCCTGA
- a CDS encoding DUF7144 family membrane protein translates to MSDQTHSNSSPSHSHAPPVWDPSHQGTGTPGRTSPPAARAGLAAGGVLFAGVLMFVSGILAVFQGIAAISDDDVYARVGDYVYEMNLTGWGWVLLIVGVVAAVTGWGLLKGAESVEWARIMGIVLASLSLILQFLFLPYAPVWALVQIAIDVFVIWALAAPSVA, encoded by the coding sequence ATGAGCGACCAGACCCACTCCAACTCGTCGCCGTCGCACTCGCACGCGCCCCCGGTCTGGGACCCGTCCCACCAGGGCACCGGCACGCCCGGCCGGACCTCGCCGCCGGCAGCCCGCGCCGGACTGGCCGCCGGAGGGGTCCTCTTCGCGGGCGTGCTCATGTTCGTGAGCGGGATCCTCGCCGTCTTCCAGGGCATCGCCGCGATCTCCGACGACGACGTCTACGCCCGCGTCGGCGACTACGTCTACGAGATGAACCTGACCGGCTGGGGCTGGGTCCTGCTGATCGTGGGCGTCGTGGCGGCGGTGACCGGCTGGGGGCTGCTCAAGGGGGCCGAGAGCGTCGAGTGGGCGCGGATCATGGGCATCGTGCTGGCCTCCCTGAGCCTGATCCTGCAGTTCCTGTTCCTGCCGTACGCACCGGTCTGGGCGCTCGTCCAGATCGCCATCGACGTGTTCGTGATCTGGGCGCTCGCCGCCCCGTCCGTAGCATGA
- a CDS encoding FxLYD domain-containing protein, with the protein MPRTKGVLSLTAAAICCAVALTGCSDDNTPSSVSSGASAAASKAASAAESLGREATAAASSLASEASSALASAAAEVGRQLDEIKGGVDAKGDVKLGTPGADGARSTVEVTVVNSADSTKSFAVQVDFTDSAGNRLDTVLVTVSDVPAGKTGKATARSNRTLSGTVKAKLARAVRY; encoded by the coding sequence ATGCCGCGCACAAAGGGCGTGCTGTCGCTGACGGCAGCGGCGATCTGCTGCGCCGTCGCACTCACCGGCTGCTCGGACGACAACACCCCCTCGTCGGTGTCGTCGGGGGCGTCGGCGGCGGCGAGCAAGGCCGCCTCCGCCGCCGAGTCGCTGGGCAGGGAGGCCACCGCGGCCGCGTCCTCCCTCGCCTCCGAGGCCTCGTCGGCGCTCGCGTCGGCGGCGGCGGAGGTGGGCCGCCAGCTCGACGAGATCAAGGGCGGGGTGGACGCCAAAGGCGATGTGAAGCTCGGCACGCCGGGCGCCGACGGCGCCCGAAGCACGGTCGAGGTCACCGTCGTCAACAGCGCCGACTCGACGAAGTCCTTCGCCGTCCAGGTCGACTTCACCGACTCCGCGGGCAACCGGCTCGACACGGTCCTCGTCACCGTCTCGGACGTCCCGGCCGGCAAGACCGGCAAGGCCACCGCCCGCAGCAACCGCACACTCTCCGGAACCGTGAAGGCGAAGCTGGCCCGGGCGGTGCGGTACTGA
- a CDS encoding DUF6445 family protein, whose product MSMPQRPHQPARAAATRPLPVLPYRKPTKGRDYWVIDDVFPEADAAAIRERCLAKDDWVKGHPYTSESWPGLRTMPGLEPGELGRVERLVRKATGAQKLWVQQAPGGGTLNHNCIQVVGEGESSPRPHSDSRALCRYAAVLYLNPSVPKDCGTSFYRQSLPGGRLGGNVVQAPHNNLVEALGTRFVAPDAFEEDVRVPHKYNRLLLYNANLIHSATGYSGTTLEEKRMTAVFFWMA is encoded by the coding sequence ATGTCCATGCCACAGCGGCCCCACCAGCCCGCAAGGGCTGCCGCCACGCGTCCACTTCCCGTCCTGCCCTACCGCAAGCCCACCAAGGGCCGCGACTACTGGGTGATCGACGACGTCTTCCCCGAGGCCGACGCCGCCGCGATCCGCGAGCGCTGTCTCGCCAAGGACGACTGGGTCAAGGGACACCCGTACACCTCGGAGAGTTGGCCCGGACTGCGCACCATGCCGGGGCTGGAGCCGGGCGAACTCGGGCGCGTGGAACGGCTGGTGAGGAAGGCGACGGGCGCGCAGAAACTGTGGGTGCAGCAGGCCCCCGGCGGCGGCACCCTCAACCACAACTGCATCCAGGTGGTCGGCGAGGGGGAGAGCTCGCCCCGGCCGCACTCCGACTCGCGTGCGCTGTGCCGGTACGCCGCCGTGCTGTACCTCAACCCGTCCGTGCCCAAGGACTGCGGGACCAGCTTCTACCGGCAGTCCCTCCCCGGGGGGCGGCTCGGCGGCAACGTCGTCCAGGCCCCGCACAACAACCTCGTCGAGGCCCTCGGCACCCGGTTCGTCGCGCCGGACGCCTTCGAGGAGGACGTACGCGTCCCCCACAAGTACAACCGGCTGCTCCTCTACAACGCCAACCTCATCCACAGCGCCACCGGTTACTCCGGCACGACGCTGGAGGAGAAGCGGATGACGGCCGTCTTCTTCTGGATGGCCTGA
- a CDS encoding GntR family transcriptional regulator — MEYRIDRRSGVPAFQQIVQQTKQALRLGVLAPGDRLPTAKDVAETSAVNPNTTLKAYRELEREGLVEPRPGQGTFVRRTLGRPETGTDSPLYGELVAWMSKAAGAGLEQEDVAALVASALEKQYATGTTAVTGATTTRSTGE; from the coding sequence GTGGAGTACCGCATCGACAGGCGGAGCGGGGTCCCCGCCTTCCAGCAGATCGTGCAGCAGACCAAACAGGCCCTGCGCCTGGGCGTACTGGCGCCGGGCGACCGGCTGCCCACCGCCAAGGACGTCGCCGAGACGAGCGCGGTCAACCCGAACACCACCCTCAAGGCGTACCGCGAGCTGGAGCGCGAGGGCCTGGTCGAACCGCGACCGGGCCAGGGCACCTTCGTACGCCGCACGCTGGGCCGCCCCGAGACGGGCACCGACTCTCCGCTGTACGGGGAGCTGGTGGCGTGGATGTCGAAGGCGGCCGGGGCCGGTCTGGAGCAGGAGGACGTGGCCGCGCTGGTCGCGTCGGCGCTGGAGAAGCAGTACGCCACCGGGACCACGGCGGTCACCGGGGCCACGACAACGAGGAGCACAGGTGAGTGA
- a CDS encoding ABC transporter ATP-binding protein, with protein sequence MYPGEPALEAHGLGMRYRRGWALRDCTFRLPAGRICGLVGPNGAGKTTLLNLAAHVLKPTQGSLSLFGEPPGSVESGRRTAFLAQEKPLFRRFTVAETLRLGRELNPGWDQRAAEDIVRAGNVPFDAKIGTLSGGQRTRVAVALAFGKRPDLLLLDEPMSDLDPVVRHELMGTLLAEAGERGTTVVMSTHVLAELDNVCDFLVVVSGGGVRLAGDVDDLMTVHTVVTGAREGEGLPAALGYHTLVEARTSGRQFTALIRPEGPVTGPWEAAAPSMEELLLAYLRSPDAPPLITPTAQVQGQAFGTGTVAA encoded by the coding sequence ATGTACCCGGGGGAGCCGGCGCTCGAGGCGCACGGGCTGGGGATGCGCTACCGGCGGGGCTGGGCGCTGCGGGACTGCACCTTCCGGCTTCCGGCGGGCAGGATCTGCGGGCTGGTCGGCCCCAACGGGGCGGGCAAGACCACGCTGCTGAACCTCGCGGCCCATGTCCTGAAGCCGACGCAGGGCTCGCTCAGTCTGTTCGGCGAGCCGCCGGGCTCGGTGGAGTCCGGCCGGCGTACGGCCTTCCTCGCGCAGGAGAAGCCGCTGTTCCGTCGCTTCACCGTGGCGGAGACCCTGCGGCTGGGGCGGGAGCTGAACCCCGGCTGGGACCAGCGCGCCGCCGAGGACATCGTCCGCGCGGGCAATGTGCCCTTCGACGCGAAGATCGGCACCCTCTCCGGTGGCCAGCGCACCCGCGTCGCCGTCGCCCTCGCCTTCGGCAAGCGCCCCGACCTGCTGCTGCTCGACGAGCCGATGTCGGACCTCGACCCGGTCGTGCGCCACGAACTCATGGGCACCCTCCTCGCCGAGGCCGGCGAGCGCGGCACCACCGTGGTGATGTCCACCCACGTCCTCGCGGAACTGGACAACGTGTGCGACTTCCTCGTCGTCGTCTCCGGCGGCGGAGTGCGCCTCGCCGGTGACGTGGACGACCTGATGACCGTGCACACCGTGGTCACCGGGGCCAGGGAGGGCGAGGGCCTGCCCGCCGCCCTCGGGTACCACACCCTCGTCGAGGCCCGGACCAGCGGACGGCAGTTCACCGCGCTGATCCGCCCGGAGGGCCCGGTCACCGGCCCCTGGGAGGCGGCCGCCCCGAGCATGGAGGAACTCCTGCTCGCCTATCTCCGCTCACCCGACGCACCACCGCTGATCACCCCCACCGCCCAGGTCCAGGGCCAGGCGTTCGGCACCGGGACGGTGGCGGCATGA
- a CDS encoding ABC transporter permease subunit: MSTFTSPSTDGKNGTANRTMNGTMNATTNGPRHGARNATATQATRRPSLSGMTWLVWRQHRAAFWTMIAATVLGAAWMVYQRGQMMNFLDAYGFPAKNLDDAEKQFKPYISAFTSVTTGLTAIPVMLGVLLGAPLLAGDLENGTAKLIAAQSVSRTRWLATKLALAGLLVTVTTVTLSAVFAWWWSPIKAQPLDIDWTSREFFNTTGPVPVALSLLSVFGGVLIGVVLRRTLAAMVVTLGFTVALQMVWSHFMLSLGNVLTATSKPVSPGSLITFPEIPRTAAELDWSYVTGSGKLVDVTTCTETLTEQATDLCMKKADIVGASIDYIPMSQMSDMQWFGASILLALTVGVVAFLFFWGRKRLV; encoded by the coding sequence ATGAGCACCTTCACCAGCCCCTCGACCGACGGCAAGAACGGGACGGCGAACCGGACGATGAACGGCACAATGAACGCGACCACGAACGGACCCAGGCACGGGGCCAGGAACGCGACCGCCACGCAGGCCACCCGGCGCCCCAGCCTGAGCGGTATGACCTGGCTGGTCTGGCGCCAGCACCGGGCCGCGTTCTGGACCATGATCGCCGCCACCGTGCTCGGCGCGGCCTGGATGGTCTACCAGCGCGGCCAGATGATGAACTTCCTCGACGCCTACGGCTTCCCCGCCAAGAACCTCGACGACGCGGAAAAGCAGTTCAAGCCGTACATCAGCGCGTTCACCTCCGTCACCACCGGTCTCACGGCGATACCCGTCATGCTCGGTGTCCTCCTCGGCGCCCCGCTGCTCGCGGGCGACCTGGAGAACGGCACGGCCAAGCTGATCGCGGCCCAGTCCGTGAGCCGCACCCGCTGGCTCGCCACGAAGCTGGCGCTGGCCGGGCTGTTGGTCACGGTGACCACGGTCACGCTGTCGGCTGTGTTCGCCTGGTGGTGGAGCCCCATCAAGGCCCAGCCCCTGGACATCGACTGGACCTCCAGGGAGTTCTTCAACACCACGGGCCCCGTGCCCGTCGCCCTCTCCCTGCTCTCCGTGTTCGGCGGGGTGTTGATCGGTGTGGTCCTGCGCCGCACGCTGGCGGCCATGGTCGTGACCCTCGGTTTCACCGTCGCCCTCCAGATGGTCTGGAGCCACTTCATGCTGTCGCTCGGCAACGTCCTCACGGCCACCAGCAAGCCTGTCAGCCCCGGCAGCCTAATCACATTTCCGGAGATACCCCGCACCGCGGCCGAGCTCGACTGGTCGTATGTCACCGGCAGCGGGAAACTGGTCGACGTGACGACGTGCACGGAAACGCTGACGGAGCAGGCGACTGACCTGTGCATGAAGAAGGCGGACATCGTCGGCGCATCGATTGATTACATCCCCATGTCGCAGATGAGCGATATGCAGTGGTTCGGGGCGTCGATTCTGTTGGCCCTGACCGTCGGCGTCGTGGCGTTCCTCTTCTTCTGGGGTCGCAAGCGGCTCGTCTGA
- a CDS encoding MOSC domain-containing protein gives MAARLIGITYYPVKGCAGTPLTAAALTRTGLPHDRTYAIADEKGDLRWQWGDPRLALITPELTDSGELILKAPGSPPVRADCPADDGAVNAWLTDVLGAPSTLVRSPAGNGNRLHVVSRSSLDALNHRIRERGAAPVPLTRFRPNLVVDGWAAPHTENSAASLRIADAELAFTEGTIRCAVTMIDQSTGRRAGPEPLRTLADHHRADDGGVVFGAYFEVRREGKVQLGDEVLLGDEVLLRAEDPGLLPGTRRPRRP, from the coding sequence ATGGCAGCGAGGTTGATCGGTATCACGTACTACCCGGTGAAGGGCTGCGCCGGCACTCCGCTCACGGCGGCGGCCCTGACGCGCACCGGCCTGCCGCACGACCGCACATACGCGATAGCCGACGAGAAGGGCGACCTGCGCTGGCAGTGGGGAGACCCCCGACTGGCCCTGATCACACCGGAGTTGACCGACTCGGGTGAACTGATCCTGAAAGCGCCGGGCAGTCCGCCCGTGCGGGCGGACTGCCCGGCGGACGACGGGGCAGTGAACGCCTGGCTGACCGACGTACTCGGCGCCCCGAGCACCCTGGTCCGCTCACCGGCGGGCAACGGCAACCGCCTCCATGTGGTCTCCCGCTCCAGCCTGGACGCCCTGAACCACCGCATCCGCGAACGCGGGGCCGCCCCCGTCCCGCTGACCCGCTTCCGCCCCAACCTGGTGGTGGACGGCTGGGCCGCCCCGCACACGGAGAACAGCGCGGCGAGCCTTCGCATCGCCGATGCCGAACTCGCCTTCACGGAGGGCACGATCCGCTGCGCGGTCACCATGATCGACCAGTCCACCGGCCGCCGAGCGGGCCCGGAACCCCTGCGCACCCTCGCCGACCACCACCGCGCGGACGACGGCGGGGTCGTCTTCGGCGCGTACTTCGAGGTGCGGCGGGAGGGGAAGGTGCAGCTGGGGGACGAGGTGCTGCTGGGGGACGAGGTGCTGCTGCGGGCGGAGGATCCGGGCCTGCTGCCAGGTACTAGGCGCCCTCGGCGTCCTTGA
- a CDS encoding DUF4142 domain-containing protein, with translation MGTLFVGGALTLTLGALVYPSMLGLDTVSTSTDRIIATTQWGPLTEADRSFVVAVRAAGLWEYPVGQIGLQKGQSKGVLTASQHLIDGHAALDETCRKIAPMLNITIPNVASPQQEGFVNTLKADQGKQFDIDFANILRQTHGSIFNTVAKIRSTTKNTLVRALADQANNTVLDHITVMEKTGLVDFDTTLFNQTTPPKLPKSDMTPPVPPPGQPLIVLTPPPNATSTPVDIGAAVGGNNQ, from the coding sequence ATGGGAACTCTCTTCGTGGGCGGCGCGTTGACACTGACGCTCGGCGCTCTCGTGTACCCATCGATGCTCGGCCTGGACACGGTGTCCACGTCGACCGACCGCATCATCGCGACCACCCAGTGGGGGCCGTTGACGGAAGCCGACCGGTCCTTCGTGGTGGCAGTGCGGGCAGCCGGTCTGTGGGAGTACCCGGTGGGGCAGATCGGTCTGCAGAAGGGGCAGAGCAAGGGCGTTCTCACCGCCAGTCAGCACCTGATCGACGGGCACGCGGCGCTGGACGAGACCTGCCGCAAGATCGCGCCGATGCTGAACATCACGATCCCCAACGTGGCCAGTCCGCAGCAGGAGGGCTTCGTCAACACCCTCAAGGCGGACCAGGGCAAGCAGTTCGACATCGACTTCGCCAACATCCTGCGTCAGACGCACGGTTCGATCTTCAACACCGTGGCGAAGATCCGCTCGACGACGAAGAACACGCTGGTGCGCGCCCTGGCCGACCAGGCCAACAACACCGTCCTGGACCACATCACGGTGATGGAGAAGACCGGCCTGGTCGACTTCGACACCACGCTGTTCAACCAGACGACCCCACCGAAGCTGCCCAAGTCGGACATGACCCCGCCGGTCCCGCCGCCCGGTCAGCCGCTGATCGTGCTCACCCCGCCGCCGAACGCCACCTCCACACCCGTGGACATCGGCGCCGCGGTGGGAGGCAACAACCAGTAG